From the Natronoarchaeum philippinense genome, the window TAGTCGCTCGTGCCGATGACGCTCCCGATCACCTCACCGTCGAGCAGGCTACTGTCGTGGATCGTTACGAATCCGCCGTCGGGCAGGGTCGCTTCGGCCACTTCGACGCTGGTGCCGTCGCTCTCCTGATCGTCGAACGTGACGGCTGCGGTCTCGTCGTCGCCGTCGTCCCCGCCATTGCCCTCCGTGTCTGGCGTGAGCGCGTCGACGTCGAGCAGGAGGTCGAACGCCTCCTCGTCGTCCTCGGGTTCGAGATAGCCCACGGCGTACGCCGAGTACACCGTGTTGCCCATCAGTTCCACGTCGAACTCGGCGACGGCCTCGTCCTCGCCGGCCGGCCGAATCTCCAGCGTATAGGTGCCCTCCGGAACGTCGACGCTCTCGTCCTCACCGAACTCGAGGTCGGTCACGAGTTCGTTGTCGTCGGCGACGACGTCGACGGCCGGAGCGTCTGGCGAGGCGTGGAGTACGCGCACGCGGCTCTCGTCGTCGTCGAGGTCCTCGATGTCGACGTCCAGCAACAGCAGTTCGAGCGGTTCGTCGCCGTCCTCGGCAGCCTCGCCGACCACGACGGCCGTGGCCGCGCCTGACGGAACGTCGACGCTTTCGTCGATCACCGCCGCGTCGGTGTCCTCGCCAGTCGGGACGACCATCACGTCGTACTCGCCCGAGAGCAAGACGAGGTAGTCGCTGACCTCCCCGAATGCTACGTCTTCGAGTATGAGTACGTCGTTGACGTACACGTCGACGTTCGGCGCGTCCGGCGACGCGTGAACCGCCTTGATGCTGGCAACGTCTCCTCCGTTCCCGTTTCCGTTGTCGTTTGCTTCGTCATCGGAGTCCGATTGCGAATTGTTTTCGCCGGCGAACGCTACCCCCGTCCCCCCGAGGATGGCCGCCGCTCCCATGCCGGTCAGTACAGTTCGTCGAGTCGTATCTCCCGTCATGATACGAGTCTAACTATGGAAATTAAACTAAAGTGCGTTGTTATGACTAAGGATTTTTAATTTAGCCCTTTGATAGCTTCAGACGATGAATTACTGCAGGCGACTGCAGGGTCGGCGTCGCGTTCGATAGGCTCACTGTCGCGCTGAGTATCGGTTTGTTGCGTGCAATCCCCGATCTGA encodes:
- a CDS encoding DUF4397 domain-containing protein, which codes for MTGDTTRRTVLTGMGAAAILGGTGVAFAGENNSQSDSDDEANDNGNGNGGDVASIKAVHASPDAPNVDVYVNDVLILEDVAFGEVSDYLVLLSGEYDVMVVPTGEDTDAAVIDESVDVPSGAATAVVVGEAAEDGDEPLELLLLDVDIEDLDDDESRVRVLHASPDAPAVDVVADDNELVTDLEFGEDESVDVPEGTYTLEIRPAGEDEAVAEFDVELMGNTVYSAYAVGYLEPEDDEEAFDLLLDVDALTPDTEGNGGDDGDDETAAVTFDDQESDGTSVEVAEATLPDGGFVTIHDSSLLDGEVIGSVIGTSDYLGSGDHEDIEVDLYDEDAVVGADFDDDELTDDETLIAMPHMDTDDNEEYNFVDSDGEEDGPYTEDGEPVTDDAEITIEDDDDDDDDDDDDDDDDADATPDGGDGNASNASGNASDDAVGIDGNESAGGNESGNVTQLSASEDC